Proteins from one Candida orthopsilosis Co 90-125, chromosome 2 draft sequence genomic window:
- a CDS encoding Isd11 protein (S. cerevisiae homolog ISD11 has role in iron-sulfur cluster assembly and localizes to extrinsic to mitochondrial inner membrane, mitochondrial matrix): MKKKKVRAKRSHTNLLPITFDNSFSQLHNYIPQMVDSKQVLRLYKQLLNKAYKFDNYNFREYSKRRVHDAFKEHKYLTDEEQINRFYNEGIDNLALLTRQTTISQLYTFDKLVVEPLKKHH; this comes from the coding sequence atgaaaaaaaaaaaggtaAGGGCGAAACGAAGTCATACAAACCTACTCCCCATCACTTTTGATAACTCCTTTTCACAATTGCACAACTACATTCCACAAATGGTTGATTCTAAACAAGTTCTCAGGTTGTATAAACAACTCCTTAACAAAGCTTACAAATTTGACAACTACAATTTCCGTGAATATTCCAAACGCAGGGTACATGATGCATTCAAAGAACATAAATATTTAactgatgaagaacaaATAAATAGGTTTTACAATGAGGGTATTGATAATCTAGCGTTGTTGACGAGACAAACTACAATTTCCCAGTTGTATACTTTCGATAAGTTGGTTGTTGAACCATTGAAGAAGCATCATTAG
- a CDS encoding Sec23 GTPase-activating protein: MDFEEAEDINGVRFAWNAFPSTKAEAGKIVVPTGALYTPLKQREDLPIAAYDPVYCSNQTCKSILNPYCAVDPNGFWRCPLCQGRNPLPAHYHGINPENLPLELQNTSSTVEYINSRPVQNPPIFTYVIDLCQDEDNLQALIENIIVGLNHLPPNALIGLITYGTMVQVHDLGSEKINKSYIFRGDKEYTDKQISEMLNNPVTPMLNQQQQPQQPLANSLTRFFLPLEDIEFQLTTILENLGKDPWAVANGARPLRCTGSALNVAVNLLGLTFPGFGARVMLFSAGPGTLNPGMIVGNQLKEPIRSHSDIDKDNAKHFKKAVKFYDAIASKAVKNSHAVDIFAGCYDQIGMLEMKNLCNTTGGTLLLSDAFTTSIFKRSFLRLFNKDEEGYLLMGFNASLEIRTSKELKVSGLIGHASSLGVKSTNVSENELGLGGTSNYRLCATSPRHTYAVFFDVANTQQLPPTAQSYVQFVTHYQHASGTYRTRVTTVSNYLTSDEQTLTNSFDQEAAAVLMARVTLFKAEQDDGADVLRWIDRMLIRLCQKFADYRKDQEESFRLGQQFQLYPQFIYYLRRSQFLQVFNNSPDETVFYRHVLLTEDTNNSLIMIQPTLTSFTLEGEPEAVLLDSVSIRDDRILLLDTFFHILIFHGKTIAAWRKAGYQDQEEYANFKELLDEPKQEAAELLADRYPLPRFIDTEEGGSQARFLYSKLNPSVTYNTNELIGGSGLGGAGGAIVLTDDVSLQVFMSHLQKLVVSGSS, translated from the coding sequence AtggattttgaagaagcagAGGATATAAATGGAGTCAGATTTGCTTGGAATGCATTTCCATCCACCAAAGCTGAAGCTGGTAAAATTGTTGTCCCCACTGGTGCTTTATACACGCCATTGAAACAACGTGAGGATTTGCCCATTGCTGCATATGATCCTGTTTATTGCTCAAACCAAACATGTAAATCTATCTTAAATCCGTATTGTGCTGTTGATCCAAATGGATTTTGGCGTTGTCCTTTGTGTCAAGGTAGAAACCCATTGCCGGCGCATTACCATGGTATTAATCCAGAGAATTTACCATTGGAATTGCAAAACACCAGCTCTACTGTTGAGTATATAAATTCAAGACCAGTTCAAAACCCACCAATTTTCACTTATGTCATTGATTTGTGTCAAGACGAAGATAACTTACAAGCATTGATTGAGAAtattattgttggtttgaatCATTTACCACCAAATGCTTTAATTGGTTTGATTACTTATGGAACCATGGTTCAAGTACATGACTTGGGATCAGAAAAGATCAACAAGAGTTATATCTTCCGTGGTGATAAGGAGTACACTGATAAACAAATTAGTgaaatgttgaacaatCCAGTGACTCCAATGTTgaaccaacaacagcaaccacaacaacccTTGGCCAATTCATTGACTAGATTTTTCTTACCATTGGAAGATATTGAGTTTCAATTGACTAcgattttggaaaatttggGTAAAGATCCATGGGCAGTAGCCAATGGAGCCAGACCTTTAAGATGTACTGGTAGTGCTTTGAATGTAGCTGTCAATTTGTTGGGATTAACCTTCCCCGGATTTGGAGCTAGAGTCATGTTGTTTTCTGCTGGACCGGGAACTTTGAACCCAGGTATGATTGTTGGaaaccaattgaaagaaCCTATCAGATCACATTCTGATATTGATAAAGATAATGCCAAACATTTCAAGAAGGCAGTCAAATTTTATGATGCAATTGCTTCCAAGGCAGTTAAAAACAGTCACGcagttgatatttttgCTGGTTGTTATGATCAAATAGGTATGTTGGAGATGAAAAACTTGTGTAATACCACCGGTGGTACTTTGTTGTTATCTGATGCATTTACTACATCCATATTCAAAAGATCGTTTTTGAGGTTGTTTAATAAAGATGAGGAAGGGTATTTATTGATGGGATTTAATGCTTCTCTTGAAATAAGAACTTCCAAGGAATTAAAAGTTAGTGGATTGATTGGACATGCTTCATCTTTGGGAgtgaaatcaacaaatgtttctgaaaatgaattgggTCTTGGTGGAACATCAAACTATAGACTCTGTGCTACTTCACCAAGACACACGTATGCTGTGTTTTTTGATGTGGCAAACACACAACAATTGCCACCAACTGCTCAGAGCTATGTTCAATTTGTCACTCACTACCAACATGCCAGCGGTACCTATAGAACTAGAGTCACCACAGTATCCAACTATTTGACTAGTGACGAGCAAACACTCACCAACTCCTTTGATCAGGAAGCAGCAGCTGTATTAATGGCAAGAGTCACTCTATTCAAAGCAGAGCAAGATGATGGAGCTGATGTTCTTAGGTGGATCGATCGTATGCTTATTCGTTTGTGCCAAAAATTCGCAGACTATAGAAAAGACCAAGAAGAGAGTTTCCGTTTGGgacaacaatttcaattgtacCCACAATTTATCTATTACTTGCGAAGATCACAATTTTTGcaagttttcaataactCACCTGATGAAACAGTGTTTTATAGACACGTTTTGTTGACTGAAGATACAAACAACTCTTTGATTATGATTCAACCAACATTGACTTCATTCACTTTGGAAGGTGAACCAGAAGCAGTTTTGTTGGACTCAGTATCCATTCGAGATGATCGTATCTTGCTATTGGATACCTTTTTCCATATTTTAATTTTCCATGGTAAGACAATTGCTGCTTGGCGTAAAGCTGGTTATCAAGATCAAGAAGAGTATGctaatttcaaagaattaTTAGATGAGCCAAAACAAGAAGCAGCTGAGCTATTAGCTGATAGATATCCATTACCAAGATTTATTGATACTGAAGAAGGTGGCTCGCAAGCGAGATTCttgtattcaaaattgaaccCTAGTGTTACCTACAACACCAACGAATTGATTGGTGGTCTGGGCTTGGGTGGTGCAGGTGGAGCAATTGTCTTGACGGATGATGTCAGTTTGCAAGTGTTTATGAGccatttacaaaaattaGTAGTTAGTGGATCTAGTTAG